AAAGGCAGATTAGCGATTGTAGACGTTGTGCGAGAAATCAAGGAGCAGTTCGATTTGACTGTCATCTCGATTACACATGATTTGGATGAAGCCAGTCTATCTGATAAGATTATCGTCATGAAAGATGGTCAGATAGAGCAGATTGAGGAACCCAGTCAACTTTTTCTTAACAATAATTTGGTCGAGATTGGGCTTGATGTGCCATTTTCCGCTAATGTCGCGAATGATTTACGGCAAGCTGGTCTAGATATTCCCGAAACATACTATACAGAAAGCGAGTTAGCTGACTTTTTATGCCAATCAATTTTGACAAAGTAACCTATACCTATCAGCCTAACACGCCTTTCGAAAGTCGGGCCTTGTTTGACATTGACCTAGATATTATCGACGGGAGTTTTACAGCACTTGTCGGGCATACTGGTTCTGGAAAATCGACCTTGCTGCAACAGCTGAATGCTTTATTATTACCGACCTCTGGTACTGTTACGGTCGATGATACCATCATCAAATCAACCAGCAAGGGCAAAGAAGTCAAACCTGTTCGGAAAAAAGTCGGGGTTGTGTTCCAATTTCCCGAAACCCAGTTATTTGATGAAACAGTGCTTAAAGATGTTGCCTTTGGACCACAAAACTTTGGTGTGTCTAAAGCTGATGCTGAGGCGACTGCGCGTGAAAAATTACGCTTAGTTGGCATTTCTGATGACCTGTTTGATCGCTCACCATTTGAATTATCTGGTGGTCAGATGCGACGTGTTGCCATCGCGGGTATCCTCGCTATGAATCCGAGCGTACTCGTACTAGATGAGCCAACAGCAGGGCTAGATCCCAAGTCTAGAATTAACATGATGCGCTTGTTTGAGAGTATTCATGCGTCAGGGGTTACGTTGATTTTAGTCACGCATCTCATGGATGATGTCGCTGACTATGCCGACATGATGTACGTCTTAGAAAAAGGGCGTATCATCAAATCTGGTCAACCACGTGAGCTGTTTCAAGATGTTAACTTTATGACGACACACCAATTAGGTGTGCCGAAAGCAACACAGTTTGCCATGCTTTTACAAGCACGTGGACAGCACTTTGAACAGTTGCCCATCACGCGCGCTGAGCTAGTTAACTTACTAACGGAGGCTGCGGCTCATGGATAAATTGATTATTGGGCGTTATATCCCAGGGGATTCGGTGATTCATCGCATGGACCCTCGCAGTAAGCTAGTGGCCATGTTTGCCTTTGTCTTTATCATCTTTTTGGCACACGATGTCGTGGGTTATGGCATTTTGGCCGTATTCAGTCTACTAGGTGTCTTGATGAGTCGGATTAAGCTCTCTTATTTTCTTAAAGGCTTACGGCCGATGCTAGGCTTGATTTTATTTACAGTCGTCTTTCAGATGTTATTTACGACAGGAGGAGAAGTTCTCTTTCAAATCTGGATTTTGAAAATCACGACTTATTCCTTGCAAAATGCCTTTTTCATTTTTATGCGCTTTGTCTTGATTATCTTTATGTCGACCTTGTTGACTTTGACAACCCCGCCATTAACCTTGGCTGACGGGATAGAAACGGGTCTAGCACCCTTAAAAAAAATTAAGGTACCTGTTCATGAGATTGGCTTGATGTTATCTATTTCGCTTCGGTTCATCCCGACTTTGATGGATGATACGACCATGATTATGAATGCCCAAAAATCGCGTGGTATGGATTTCGGTGAAGGGAACTTAGTTCAAAAAGTCAAATCGGTTATTCCGATTCTTATCCCGCTTTTTGTCTCTAGTTTCAGACGGGCAGATGATTTAGCCGTTGCCATGGAAAGTCGTGGATATCAAGGTGGTGACGGTCGCAGTAAATATCGTGTCCTGAAATGGCAAATCTATGATACACTATTACTTATCAGCTTGATTGCTGTCATGGCGATCTTGATTGGCTGGAATACGATTAACTAGAGGAGAATATATGTCTAATACGATGAGCGCACAGGAAATTATTCAATTTATCGCTAATGCTGAGAAAAAGACGACTGTTAAAGTGACTTTTTCAGGTGAGTTGGCAGCTACTGTTCCACAATCAGTTATCCAACTCGGTAATGTCCTTTTTGGTGATTGGGCTGTTATTGCCCCACTACTCACTAAGTTGACAGAAAATCAAGATTACGTTGTCGAACAAGACGGTCGTAACTCAGCTGTTCCTTTACTAGATAAACGAGATATTAACGCACGTATTGAACCAGGCGCAGTCATCCGTGATCAAGTGACAATCGGTGATAATGCGGTGATCATGATGGGTGCGGTGATTAATATAGGTGCTGAAATCGGTGCTGGTACCATGATCGATATGGGTGCTATCTTAGGTGGTCGTGCGACAGTTGGGACAAACTCACATATTGGTGCGGGTGCTGTCCTAGCTGGCGTTATCGAACCTGCAAGTGCGGAACCAGTACGTATTGGTAACGACGTCTTAGTCGGTGCCAATGCTGTCGTGATCGAGGGTGTTCAAGTTGGTAATGGATCAGTTGTTGCAGCTGGTGCCATCGTGACACAAGATGTCCCTGAAAATGTCGTTGTAGCTGGTGTACCAGCACGCATCATCAAAGCAATAGACGATAAAACAAAACAAAAAACTGCCCTTGAAGAAGCACTTCGTACGCTTTAAGTCACGCAGCTTATAACTGGAATAGAGAAGCTGGCTAGCTGTTAGTTAGTCGGTTTCATTCGCAGGAAAAGGCAAAAGAGACTTTGCCTTTTTCGCTATCAGAACACCATATAAGGAGACAGCCATGCTTGATTTAATCGCGACGCGCAGAGACTTACATCAAATTCCAGAAATCGGGTTAGAAGAATTCGAAACGCATGCCTATCTAATGGCAAAAATAGCCGAGTTAACTAAAGGAAAATCGTTTGTTACCATCAAAACCTGGCAAACGGGCATTGTCGTCAAGTTAACGGGTACTGCACCAGAGAAAACGATCGGCTGGCGGACAGATATTGACGGCCTACCGATTATCGAAGATACTGGTCTAGATTTCAAGTCACGTCATGAAGGTCGCATGCATGCCTGTGGCCATGATATGCACATGACCTTAGCGCTAGGTGTCTTGGAGCAGCTGTTAGTCACGCAACCCAAGCACAATCTGATCTTTCTATTTCAGCCTGCTGAGGAAAATGAAGCAGGCGGTATGCTGATGTATGAGGCAGGCATGCTAGATGGCGAGTTTCGACCAGATGCATTTTACGGCCTGCATGTTCGGCCGGATCTAAAAGTTGGTGATATCGCGACCAATACATCAACCTTATTTGCAGGTACCTGTGAAGTTAAGGTCGCCTTTAAGGGCACTGGTGGCCATGCAGCTTTTCCACATCATGCCAATGATGCCTTGGTCGCGGCAAGTTATTTTATCACCCAAGTTCAGACAATCGTCAGTCGAAATGTTGACCCGATAGAGGGTGCTGTTGTCACCTTTGGTAGTATGCATGCTGGGACGACTAATAATGTCATTTCTGAAACTGCCTATCTACACGGAACGATTCGGACATTAACTCAGGAAATGAATGAACTGACACAAAAACGGATTCGTGAGATCGCGCAAGGGATTGCCACTAGCTTTGACTTAGCTGTTGAGATTGATCTCAGACAAGGTGGCTATCTGCCAGTTGAAAACAATCCTGAGTTAGCTGAGGAGCTGATGACCTTCTTTGATCAAGCAGAAGGTGTTAACTTGATTGATATCTCCCCTGCTATGACAGGAGAAGACTTTGGCTATCTGCTATCTAAAATTCCAGGTGTTATGTTCTGGTTAGGCATAGATACGCCTTATGCCTTGCATCATCCTAAGATGTCACCAGATGAAGCGGCACTAGCATTTGGTGTCAAACAGATTTCAAATTTCATCAAAACAAAAGCAGGCTAATCAAGCGCCTGCTTTTTTCAATACCGTTTTCTTTTACTAGATGATGGGATACCTAAGCTGTCTCTG
The DNA window shown above is from Lactococcus paracarnosus and carries:
- a CDS encoding energy-coupling factor transporter ATPase gives rise to the protein MPINFDKVTYTYQPNTPFESRALFDIDLDIIDGSFTALVGHTGSGKSTLLQQLNALLLPTSGTVTVDDTIIKSTSKGKEVKPVRKKVGVVFQFPETQLFDETVLKDVAFGPQNFGVSKADAEATAREKLRLVGISDDLFDRSPFELSGGQMRRVAIAGILAMNPSVLVLDEPTAGLDPKSRINMMRLFESIHASGVTLILVTHLMDDVADYADMMYVLEKGRIIKSGQPRELFQDVNFMTTHQLGVPKATQFAMLLQARGQHFEQLPITRAELVNLLTEAAAHG
- a CDS encoding N-acetyldiaminopimelate deacetylase, whose protein sequence is MLDLIATRRDLHQIPEIGLEEFETHAYLMAKIAELTKGKSFVTIKTWQTGIVVKLTGTAPEKTIGWRTDIDGLPIIEDTGLDFKSRHEGRMHACGHDMHMTLALGVLEQLLVTQPKHNLIFLFQPAEENEAGGMLMYEAGMLDGEFRPDAFYGLHVRPDLKVGDIATNTSTLFAGTCEVKVAFKGTGGHAAFPHHANDALVAASYFITQVQTIVSRNVDPIEGAVVTFGSMHAGTTNNVISETAYLHGTIRTLTQEMNELTQKRIREIAQGIATSFDLAVEIDLRQGGYLPVENNPELAEELMTFFDQAEGVNLIDISPAMTGEDFGYLLSKIPGVMFWLGIDTPYALHHPKMSPDEAALAFGVKQISNFIKTKAG
- a CDS encoding energy-coupling factor transporter transmembrane component T family protein, which encodes MDKLIIGRYIPGDSVIHRMDPRSKLVAMFAFVFIIFLAHDVVGYGILAVFSLLGVLMSRIKLSYFLKGLRPMLGLILFTVVFQMLFTTGGEVLFQIWILKITTYSLQNAFFIFMRFVLIIFMSTLLTLTTPPLTLADGIETGLAPLKKIKVPVHEIGLMLSISLRFIPTLMDDTTMIMNAQKSRGMDFGEGNLVQKVKSVIPILIPLFVSSFRRADDLAVAMESRGYQGGDGRSKYRVLKWQIYDTLLLISLIAVMAILIGWNTIN
- the dapD gene encoding 2,3,4,5-tetrahydropyridine-2,6-dicarboxylate N-acetyltransferase, which encodes MSAQEIIQFIANAEKKTTVKVTFSGELAATVPQSVIQLGNVLFGDWAVIAPLLTKLTENQDYVVEQDGRNSAVPLLDKRDINARIEPGAVIRDQVTIGDNAVIMMGAVINIGAEIGAGTMIDMGAILGGRATVGTNSHIGAGAVLAGVIEPASAEPVRIGNDVLVGANAVVIEGVQVGNGSVVAAGAIVTQDVPENVVVAGVPARIIKAIDDKTKQKTALEEALRTL